The Bos indicus x Bos taurus breed Angus x Brahman F1 hybrid chromosome 11, Bos_hybrid_MaternalHap_v2.0, whole genome shotgun sequence genome includes a region encoding these proteins:
- the LOC113901251 gene encoding sulfotransferase 1C4-like isoform X2: protein MEALKSESMSRVAVDYVEGILQPKPTCDTWDQIWSFQARPDDLLISSYPKAGTTWIQEIVDLIQNGGDVKQSQRAPTHERFPFIEWTIPSRGLSGLKQANAMTSPRMLKTHLPFHLLPPSFLEKNCKMIYVARNPKDSMVSYYHFHRMNRNLPAPGSWEEYFESFQAGKVCWGSWYDHVKGWWQAKDQHRILYLFYEDMKENPKHEIQKLAEFIGKSLDDKLLDIILYHTSFSIMKQNPMANYTSVANEHMNQSISPFIRKGVIGDWKNYFTVAQNERFDDDYRKNMADTTLTLHFRFS, encoded by the exons ATGGAGGCTTTGAAATCTGAGAGCATGAGTCGCGTGGCTGTGGACTACGTGGAAGGCATCCTGCAGCCCAAGCCCACCTGTGATACCTGGGATCAGATCTGGAGCTTCCAAGCCAGGCCTGATGACCTGCTCATTTCTAGTTACCCTAAAGCAG GAACAACGTGGATTCAGGAGATTGTGGACTTGATACAAAACGGGGGTGATGTCAAGCAAAGCCAGAGGGCACCCACACATGAGCGATTTCCCTTCATCGAGTGGACAATCCCTTCCCGAGGATTATCTG GCTTGAAACAAGCGAATGCAATGACCTCACCCCGGATGTTGAAGACACATCTCCCCTTCCATTTGCTGCCACCATCTTTCCTGGAGAAAAACTGTAAG ATGATCTATGTAGCCAGGAATCCCAAGGACAGCATGGTGTCTTATTACCACTTCCACAGGATGAATAGAAACCTTCCTGCTCCAGGCTCCTGGGAAGAATACTTTGAGAGTTTTCAGGCTGGGAAAG TGTGCTGGGGCTCCTGGTACGACCACGTGAAGGGCTGGTGGCAGGCCAAGGACCAGCACCGCATCCTCTATCTCTTCTACGAGGACATGAAGGAG AACCCAAAGCATGAAATTCAGAAGCTGGCAGAATTTATTGGAAAGAGCTTAGATGATAAACTTCTGGATATAATTCTTTACCACACTTCATTTAGCATCATGAAGCAGAACCCGATGGCAAACTACACGTCGGTTGCGAATGAACACATGAACCAGTCGATTTCTCCATTCATTAGAAAAG GGGTCATCGGGGATTGGAAGAACTACTTCACCGTGGCCCAGAACGAGAGATTTGATGATGATTACAGGAAGAACATGGCTGACACCACTCTAACTCTCCACTTTCGATTCTCGTAA
- the LOC113901251 gene encoding sulfotransferase 1C4-like isoform X3 — protein MDQGTTWIQEIVDLIQNGGDVKQSQRAPTHERFPFIEWTIPSRGLSGLKQANAMTSPRMLKTHLPFHLLPPSFLEKNCKMIYVARNPKDSMVSYYHFHRMNRNLPAPGSWEEYFESFQAGKVCWGSWYDHVKGWWQAKDQHRILYLFYEDMKENPKHEIQKLAEFIGKSLDDKLLDIILYHTSFSIMKQNPMANYTSVANEHMNQSISPFIRKGFQCFLLVIILKELSNISYSLRSFLSIQKKNRIDNEGFWEKNNLRNHR, from the exons ATGGATCAAGGAACAACGTGGATTCAGGAGATTGTGGACTTGATACAAAACGGGGGTGATGTCAAGCAAAGCCAGAGGGCACCCACACATGAGCGATTTCCCTTCATCGAGTGGACAATCCCTTCCCGAGGATTATCTG GCTTGAAACAAGCGAATGCAATGACCTCACCCCGGATGTTGAAGACACATCTCCCCTTCCATTTGCTGCCACCATCTTTCCTGGAGAAAAACTGTAAG ATGATCTATGTAGCCAGGAATCCCAAGGACAGCATGGTGTCTTATTACCACTTCCACAGGATGAATAGAAACCTTCCTGCTCCAGGCTCCTGGGAAGAATACTTTGAGAGTTTTCAGGCTGGGAAAG TGTGCTGGGGCTCCTGGTACGACCACGTGAAGGGCTGGTGGCAGGCCAAGGACCAGCACCGCATCCTCTATCTCTTCTACGAGGACATGAAGGAG AACCCAAAGCATGAAATTCAGAAGCTGGCAGAATTTATTGGAAAGAGCTTAGATGATAAACTTCTGGATATAATTCTTTACCACACTTCATTTAGCATCATGAAGCAGAACCCGATGGCAAACTACACGTCGGTTGCGAATGAACACATGAACCAGTCGATTTCTCCATTCATTAGAAAAGGTTTTCAATGTTTCCTTTTGGTCATAATCCTAAAGGAACTGTCCAATATTTCATACTCTCTGAGGAGTTTCCTTtctatacaaaagaaaaataggattGATAATGAAGGATTCTGGGAAAAGAACAATTTAAGAAACCACAGATGA
- the LOC113901251 gene encoding sulfotransferase 1C4-like isoform X1, which translates to MEALKSESMSRVAVDYVEGILQPKPTCDTWDQIWSFQARPDDLLISSYPKAGTTWIQEIVDLIQNGGDVKQSQRAPTHERFPFIEWTIPSRGLSGLKQANAMTSPRMLKTHLPFHLLPPSFLEKNCKMIYVARNPKDSMVSYYHFHRMNRNLPAPGSWEEYFESFQAGKVCWGSWYDHVKGWWQAKDQHRILYLFYEDMKENPKHEIQKLAEFIGKSLDDKLLDIILYHTSFSIMKQNPMANYTSVANEHMNQSISPFIRKGFQCFLLVIILKELSNISYSLRSFLSIQKKNRIDNEGFWEKNNLRNHR; encoded by the exons ATGGAGGCTTTGAAATCTGAGAGCATGAGTCGCGTGGCTGTGGACTACGTGGAAGGCATCCTGCAGCCCAAGCCCACCTGTGATACCTGGGATCAGATCTGGAGCTTCCAAGCCAGGCCTGATGACCTGCTCATTTCTAGTTACCCTAAAGCAG GAACAACGTGGATTCAGGAGATTGTGGACTTGATACAAAACGGGGGTGATGTCAAGCAAAGCCAGAGGGCACCCACACATGAGCGATTTCCCTTCATCGAGTGGACAATCCCTTCCCGAGGATTATCTG GCTTGAAACAAGCGAATGCAATGACCTCACCCCGGATGTTGAAGACACATCTCCCCTTCCATTTGCTGCCACCATCTTTCCTGGAGAAAAACTGTAAG ATGATCTATGTAGCCAGGAATCCCAAGGACAGCATGGTGTCTTATTACCACTTCCACAGGATGAATAGAAACCTTCCTGCTCCAGGCTCCTGGGAAGAATACTTTGAGAGTTTTCAGGCTGGGAAAG TGTGCTGGGGCTCCTGGTACGACCACGTGAAGGGCTGGTGGCAGGCCAAGGACCAGCACCGCATCCTCTATCTCTTCTACGAGGACATGAAGGAG AACCCAAAGCATGAAATTCAGAAGCTGGCAGAATTTATTGGAAAGAGCTTAGATGATAAACTTCTGGATATAATTCTTTACCACACTTCATTTAGCATCATGAAGCAGAACCCGATGGCAAACTACACGTCGGTTGCGAATGAACACATGAACCAGTCGATTTCTCCATTCATTAGAAAAGGTTTTCAATGTTTCCTTTTGGTCATAATCCTAAAGGAACTGTCCAATATTTCATACTCTCTGAGGAGTTTCCTTtctatacaaaagaaaaataggattGATAATGAAGGATTCTGGGAAAAGAACAATTTAAGAAACCACAGATGA